The Streptomyces nigra genome includes the window CGATGTACAGGGCGACATGCGTGGCGTCGGGGAAGTAGACGACCAGGTCGCCGGGGCGCATTTCGGCCAGCGGGATCCGTTCGAGCCGGGCCCACTGTTCCTGGCTGGTGCGGGGGATACGGGTGCCGGCGTGCGCCCAGGCCCGCTGGGTCAGCCCCGAGCAGTCGTACGACTTCGGCCCCTCGGCGCCCCAGCGGTACGGCTTGCCCAGCTGGCGTTCGGCGAAGCGGATCGCCCGCCTGGCCCGGGCGGACGGCTTGTGGTCGTCCTGCGCGAGGGCGCCCGACGCCACCAGGTCCTTCTGCGCCTTGTCGACGCCCTTCTCCTCCAGTTCGGCCAGTTCGGCGAGCTGCTCGGCGGTGAGGGACGCGAGGAGTTCCTCCACCTCGCGCAGCCGCTTGCGTACGGTGTCCCGGTCCTTCTTCTGCCGGTCGGCGAGCGAGAGTCGGGTGTCCAGGGCGGCGCGGGCCCGGCGGGCCAGGCGGTCCGCCTCGCGTTCCGTGCCGGTCAGCCGGCCGACCGTCTCGGCGCGTTCGCGGGCCAGCAGGCCGATGACATGACTCTGGTCCAGGGCATGCTGGGGGTCGCGGGCCAGCAGCAGCCGTACGTACGGGGAGATCGCCGTGGTGTTCTGGTACTGCTGGCGGGCCAGCCGGCCGGCCGCGCCCCGGCTGTCGTGCAGCCGCAGCCGCGCGGCGGCGAGCGCCTTGTCCAGGCGGGCCACCTCGGCGCGCTGCCGGTCCAGCTTCTCCTCGGTGGCGTTGTACGTCTCGGTCGCCCGCTCCGCCTCCCGGTACAGGCGCTGAAGGTCCGTCAGCAGGGCGGCCGTGGTGCGCTCCGGGGGCTCGGGGGCCGCCGTGGCGGACCCGGGGGCGAGGAGCGCGGCGGACAGCACGGCCGCGGTGCACGCCAGACGCAGCGGCCTTCCTGACATGTCATCACCTCCGGTGCGGTACAGGATCTCTGCTCGCACCGTGAGCATCGAGCGGACGCACCGGGTCCGCGCGCGGGACGTGCGCGGTTCGGCGTAGGCCGGTCACCCGTGCGGGTCGTCCCGCTTGCCGGGCGGCGTGTCGCCGGGACGCGACCACGGCCAGTTCAGCCGGCGGCCGCCCCGCTCGCCCTCGGGGTCGTAGGCGTACTTCCAGCGCCGCGACAGCCCCGGCCGGGCTCCCTGTACACGCGGGACGCGGCGGTAGACGAGGACCGTGGGCGGGCCGCCGTCCGGGTCGGGGACGGGGATGCGGTACGTCTTCGGCGGGTGCCCGGTGATGCCCAGCAGCACGGGCAGCACCCGGCCGTCCATCGGGCCGCCCTCGAACGGGGTGTCTTCGCTCTTCACGGGACCAGTGTCAGCCATCCGCCAGCAGGCGCTCGGCCAGCGCCGCGGTCTGCGGGTCCCGGGTGGCGGTGACCGACAGCACCGCCACGAACTGGTCCACCAGCCAGTCCCGCAGCTCCTCCACGGGCGGCTGCTTGCCCTCGTCCAGCCAGATCAGCGAGGCCGCCTCCACGGCCGTGATCCACATCCGGACGGTCATCCGCAGGCGGAGCCCGGGGTCGCCGACCTCCAGATGCCGCAGGATGTGCTCGGCGGCGGCCCGGCGCACCCCGTCGACGATCGCCGTCGTCCGGGACGTCTCGACGACGCTGCCGCCCTGGAGCAGGGCGCTGAACCCGGTGTCGTGCTCGTCGACGAACGCGAGATAGCGGTCGAGAGCGCGGGCGAGGCGGGGGACCAGGGGCCCGTCGAGGGGCTCGTCGAAGCACTTCTGGAGCTCCTCGGCGGCGGAGCGCAGGGCGGCCTCGTAGAGCTGCTGCTTGCCGCCGGGGAAGTACCGGTACACCAGCGGCCGGGACACCCCGGCCGCCTCCGCCACGTCGTCGAGGGAGACCTCCTCGGGGGCGCGGTGCGCGAAGAGCCCGAGGGCGGCGTCGAGGAGCTGCGAACGGCGCTCCTCGACGCTCAGACGGCGGTAGGCGGGAGCGGCTGGCATGGAAGGAAGCCTAAGGGCTGTCCCGTCATTCCCGGCGGGCGCGCGACGCCGGCTACGGCACCTCGCCGCGTTGTCGGGTCGTCCGCATACATCCGGTATGCGGACGACCCTCCGCCTTGCGATGCACCGCATCCGACGCCGCGCGCCGATCCACCGGGAATGACGGGACAGCCCTTAACCGCCGGGCCGGGAGCGCCTTCGGCTATGCCAGCAGCCCCGACGACTTCCACAGGCGGCGGCCCACGCCGCGCAGGACGCCGATGTCGTCCAGGAAGTCGGTCAGCCGCTTGGCGCCGGTCTGCATGACCTCGCGGCGGTGGCCGCTGGCCTTGACCTGTGCCATGGCCTCCCGTTTGTCGAGGCCGACGTTGGTGTAGACGTCCGGGTTGACGAAGGCGACCGAGAAGACGCGGGCGAACTCGCCGGAGGTCACTCGGGTGAACTCCTGCGACCACCTCGGCGCCGTCATCATCTGCCGGCGCAGTTCCTCACGGGCGTACCGCACATGGCGGGCCTCCTCGACCACATGGATTCGCGTGACCCCGCGGATCAGCGGCTGGACGCGCTCGTCCGGGAAGGTCAGGCGCTGCATCCAGTCGAGCACCTCCTCGCCGAGCAGGGTGGCCGTGAAGGAGCCCGGGGTGGTGGAGATCGTCTTGAACAGCCGGCCCAGGTTCTGGTGGGCGCGGCTGACCGGGTACCAGGGCGTGCCGCCGTGCGAGATCAGGCGGGCGAACATCTTGGAGTGCCGGCACTCGTCCTCGATCTCGGTGAGGGCGTACCGGACGTGGGCGCTCGTCGCCGCCTTGTCGTAGATGTGCCGGACCAGCAGCTGCATCAGGATCAGCTCGAACCAGATGCCGAGGGAGGCGAGCGCGGCGGCCTCGTGCTGGGAGAGCAGGATGCGCTGCTCCTCGCTCATCCGCTTCCACATCGGGGTGTCGTAGAGCGAGACCAGCTCCGGGGGCCAGAACCACTTGCCCTCCTCGAAGGGCGCCTCCCAGTCCAGCTCCTTGTCGGGGTCGAACGAGTGCTTCGCGGAAGAGGCGAGGAGGCGTTCGGCCACCTGTTCACGGTCCTTGAGCAGGCCGAGCGCGTCGCGCAGTCCGTCCAGCGCCTCGGCTTCCGTCAGGGCAGTCATCGGTCCCTCACCTCGTAACCGGTGGTCACATCGTACGGCTCTTATGAGACTGCCTGTCAGTAAGCCCGTCAATCCCCCGTGCCGCACTTGTTGACCCCGCGTCCAACACGTAGGAGCCTGCGCCATATGCCGACATACGACGTGTACGCCGACGATCCGGGTGACCTCCTCTGGCAGGTACCGGCGACCGGCGCGGCCCGCTTCAACTGGGAGTACGACGACGGCCGCGAGCGGCTCCTCGCCCTCTACCAGAAGGGCAAGGACAAACAGTGGGACGGCCGGCGCAGGATCGACTGGGACCTGGAGGTCGACCCCTACGACCCGCTCGGCACGCCCGAGGACGCGATGGCCCTGTACGGCACCCCGTACTGGGACCGGATGAGCGAACGGGAGCGGGGCGACCTGCGCAGGCACTACGCCTCCTGGCAGTTCAGCCAGTTCCTGCACGGCGAGCAGGGCGCCATGATCTGCGCGGCGCGGATCGTGGAGTCGGTGCCCGACATGGACGCCAAGTTCTACTCGGCGACCCAGACCATGGACGAGGCCCGGCACGCCGAGATCTACGGCCGCTTCCTGCACCAGAAGGTCGGGATGGTCTACCCGATCAACGACAATCTCCAGGCCCTGCTCGGCGACACCCTGCGCGACAGCCGCTGGGACATGCCCTACCTCGGGATGCAGGTGCTGATCGAGGGCCTGGCGCTCGCCGCGTTCGGCATGATCCGTGACACCACGACCAAGCCGCTGCCCCGGCAGATCCTCGCCTACGTCATGCAGGACGAGGCCCGGCACGTCGCCTTCGGGCGGATGGCCCTGCGCGACTACTACCAGCAGCTCACCGACGCCGAACTGCGCGAGCGCGAGGAGTTCGTCATCGAGGGCTGCTACCTGATGCGGGACCGGCTGCGGGGTGTCGAGGT containing:
- a CDS encoding NlpC/P60 family protein, with product MSGRPLRLACTAAVLSAALLAPGSATAAPEPPERTTAALLTDLQRLYREAERATETYNATEEKLDRQRAEVARLDKALAAARLRLHDSRGAAGRLARQQYQNTTAISPYVRLLLARDPQHALDQSHVIGLLARERAETVGRLTGTEREADRLARRARAALDTRLSLADRQKKDRDTVRKRLREVEELLASLTAEQLAELAELEEKGVDKAQKDLVASGALAQDDHKPSARARRAIRFAERQLGKPYRWGAEGPKSYDCSGLTQRAWAHAGTRIPRTSQEQWARLERIPLAEMRPGDLVVYFPDATHVALYIGRGKVVQAPRPGEKVRISPIASNPVLGAVRPTTKTRSSK
- a CDS encoding TetR/AcrR family transcriptional regulator, with product MPAAPAYRRLSVEERRSQLLDAALGLFAHRAPEEVSLDDVAEAAGVSRPLVYRYFPGGKQQLYEAALRSAAEELQKCFDEPLDGPLVPRLARALDRYLAFVDEHDTGFSALLQGGSVVETSRTTAIVDGVRRAAAEHILRHLEVGDPGLRLRMTVRMWITAVEAASLIWLDEGKQPPVEELRDWLVDQFVAVLSVTATRDPQTAALAERLLADG
- a CDS encoding AurF N-oxygenase family protein, which encodes MTALTEAEALDGLRDALGLLKDREQVAERLLASSAKHSFDPDKELDWEAPFEEGKWFWPPELVSLYDTPMWKRMSEEQRILLSQHEAAALASLGIWFELILMQLLVRHIYDKAATSAHVRYALTEIEDECRHSKMFARLISHGGTPWYPVSRAHQNLGRLFKTISTTPGSFTATLLGEEVLDWMQRLTFPDERVQPLIRGVTRIHVVEEARHVRYAREELRRQMMTAPRWSQEFTRVTSGEFARVFSVAFVNPDVYTNVGLDKREAMAQVKASGHRREVMQTGAKRLTDFLDDIGVLRGVGRRLWKSSGLLA
- a CDS encoding ferritin-like domain-containing protein, with the protein product MPTYDVYADDPGDLLWQVPATGAARFNWEYDDGRERLLALYQKGKDKQWDGRRRIDWDLEVDPYDPLGTPEDAMALYGTPYWDRMSERERGDLRRHYASWQFSQFLHGEQGAMICAARIVESVPDMDAKFYSATQTMDEARHAEIYGRFLHQKVGMVYPINDNLQALLGDTLRDSRWDMPYLGMQVLIEGLALAAFGMIRDTTTKPLPRQILAYVMQDEARHVAFGRMALRDYYQQLTDAELREREEFVIEGCYLMRDRLRGVEVLENFGVPKAEAEELSERSEFLRLFRKLLFSRIVPCVKDIGLWGERLQRAYVDMGVLEMGDHNLDLLMSQDEEIAERLDAERFAREERERVAEVTDAVRAGADGD